Proteins co-encoded in one Setaria viridis chromosome 9, Setaria_viridis_v4.0, whole genome shotgun sequence genomic window:
- the LOC117835335 gene encoding putative ripening-related protein 6 — protein MANASQFQSTSSESSVFGLLAMANARVVALFAVLALLQITCTVARRHGKPGGYHHQGTLASSRHGKPAVMTVNGFQRGEEGGPSECDGHFHSDGDLIVALSTGWFAGGHRCHRAIRITSARTGRSVEARVVDECDSRRGCRDNVVDSSAAVWKALGLDTDAGEVPVTWSDA, from the coding sequence ATGGCCAATGCATCCCAATTCCAAAGCACCTCAAGCGAGAGCTCAGTTTTCGGGCTCTTGGCAATGGCAAACGCTAGAGTTGTTGCGCTCTTCGCAGTCCTTGCTCTGCTTCAGATCACTTGCACCGTTGCCCGGCGGCACGGCAAGCCGGGCGGCTACCACCACCAGGGCACGCTGGCATCGTCGCGCCACGGCAAGCCCGCGGTGATGACGGTGAACGGATtccagcgcggcgaggagggcggccCGTCGGAGTGCGACGGCCACTTCCACAGCGACGGCGACCTGATCGTGGCGCTGTCCACGGGGTGGTTCGCGGGCGGGCACCGGTGCCACAGGGCGATCCGCATCACGAGCGCGCGCACCGGGCGCTCCGTGGAGGCCCGGGTGGTGGACGAGTGCGACTCCCGCCGCGGGTGCCGCGACAACGTCGTGGACTCGTCGGCCGCCGTGTGGAAGGCGCTCGGGCTGGACACCGACGCCGGTGAGGTCCCCGTCACGTGGTCCGATGCCTGA
- the LOC117835337 gene encoding putative ripening-related protein 6 yields the protein MARSSSSKLAFLAVLVLLLQASSLAVARRHHHDEPDPCRDGAPGLLGHKDHRCSSPAVSPHGGTRAVMTVNGFDKGEDGGGPSECDGKYHHDSEMLAALSTRWYAGGRRCHKAIRITSAHNGRTVVARVVDECDSRHGCKDNIVDTSKAVWEALGLDTKVGEVPVTWSDA from the coding sequence ATGgcgaggtcgtcgtcgtccaagCTTGCGTTCCTGGCTGTGCTCGTCCTGCTGCTGCAGGCATCGTCGCTCGCCGTGGCCCGGCGCCACCACCACGACGAGCCTGACCCGTGCCGCGACGGCGCCCCGGGCCTGCTGGGCCACAAGGACCACCGCTGCTCGTCCCCGGCGGTGTCGCCGCACGGCGGCACGCGCGCGGTGATGACGGTGAACGGGTTCGACAAGGGCGAGGACGGCGGGGGCCCGTCGGAGTGCGACGGCAAGTACCACCACGACAGCGAGATGCTCGCGGCGCTGTCGACGAGGTGGtacgccggcgggcggcggtgccaCAAGGCGATCCGCATCACGAGCGCGCACAACGGGCGCACCGTTGTGGCACGGGTCGTCGACGAGTGCGACTCCCGGCACGGCTGCAAGGACAACATCGTCGACACGTCCAAGGCCGTCTGGGAAGCGCTCGGGCTCGACACCAAGGTCGGCGAGGTCCCCGTTACCTGGTCCGATGCCTGA